From the uncultured Trichococcus sp. genome, one window contains:
- a CDS encoding M15 family metallopeptidase: MDTKNKYSNKPEKYAPRLRFLMGLLMAMLFFTGCTTDDDEPSNSQQGSATSNQSEESQSSSEETDEAAESNVIVTPPASSTDWNLVLVNRKNPLAAEIATEFYLTESGYQIDSRIREPYLALMEAGKAAGMDFTMISGYRSIEQQQANYDVNYQNYLASGLSEEEAHAKTEEFIALPNASEHTTGLAVDITSTALANQEGGSGLLQDLENYPEGLWLKENAPKFGFVLRYPKAKEAITGINFEPWHFRYVGVENAIYMTENNLTLEEYIAILKQNEALGNSKK; the protein is encoded by the coding sequence ATGGATACGAAAAATAAATACTCCAATAAACCTGAGAAGTACGCACCAAGACTGCGTTTCCTTATGGGACTCTTGATGGCGATGCTCTTTTTCACAGGATGCACAACTGATGACGATGAACCATCAAACAGTCAGCAGGGTTCGGCAACAAGCAACCAATCCGAAGAATCGCAATCCTCTTCCGAAGAAACAGATGAGGCAGCCGAGTCCAATGTGATCGTGACACCTCCGGCTTCATCAACTGATTGGAATCTGGTTTTGGTGAACCGAAAAAATCCGCTTGCCGCAGAAATCGCAACGGAATTCTACCTGACCGAGAGCGGCTATCAGATCGACAGCAGAATAAGGGAACCCTATTTGGCGTTGATGGAGGCGGGTAAAGCTGCCGGAATGGATTTCACGATGATTTCAGGTTACCGATCCATCGAGCAACAGCAAGCCAACTATGACGTCAACTATCAAAATTATCTGGCCTCAGGGTTGTCTGAAGAAGAGGCGCACGCAAAGACAGAAGAATTTATCGCTTTGCCAAATGCCAGCGAACACACAACCGGACTTGCAGTGGACATCACGTCGACTGCTTTAGCCAATCAAGAAGGCGGCTCCGGCTTGCTCCAGGATCTGGAGAATTATCCTGAGGGGCTTTGGCTGAAAGAAAATGCACCTAAATTCGGTTTCGTCCTGCGTTATCCAAAAGCGAAAGAAGCCATCACCGGCATCAATTTTGAACCGTGGCATTTTCGGTATGTAGGCGTCGAGAACGCCATTTACATGACCGAAAACAATCTGACGTTGGAAGAATACATAGCGATCCTGAAACAAAATGAAGCGCTCGGGAACAGCAAAAAATAA
- a CDS encoding glycoside hydrolase family 73 protein, with protein MARKRKRTGKQPQSAPAKAVKILFFLLISFMASLSLIGDFSPVVADIPDYGNNQGTGFIGNIAPAAQQMQATYGIHASISIAQAILESDWGESELSAVYNNLYGMKGDNPENTILLTTSEYYNGEWVTIQANFRVYGSWAESVQDHALLFVNGTTWDPDQYAPVLQANTYQEAAQALQDCGYATDPDYAAKLIAVIEQHALYEYDI; from the coding sequence ATGGCACGAAAAAGAAAGCGGACCGGAAAACAACCGCAATCTGCCCCCGCTAAAGCCGTCAAGATATTATTTTTCTTGCTGATCAGTTTCATGGCCAGTCTGTCGCTGATCGGCGATTTTTCTCCGGTCGTGGCGGATATCCCGGATTACGGCAATAATCAGGGGACCGGCTTTATCGGCAATATCGCGCCTGCCGCACAGCAGATGCAAGCAACTTACGGTATCCATGCCAGCATCAGCATCGCTCAAGCAATCCTTGAGTCGGATTGGGGAGAGAGTGAACTGTCCGCCGTCTACAACAACCTGTACGGCATGAAGGGCGATAACCCGGAAAATACGATCCTCTTGACGACCAGCGAATACTACAATGGGGAGTGGGTCACCATTCAAGCGAATTTCAGGGTATACGGCAGTTGGGCAGAATCGGTCCAGGACCATGCGTTGCTGTTCGTCAACGGTACCACTTGGGATCCGGATCAATACGCTCCTGTCCTGCAGGCGAACACTTATCAGGAAGCGGCCCAAGCACTTCAGGATTGCGGCTATGCGACAGACCCGGATTATGCCGCCAAATTGATTGCGGTCATCGAACAGCATGCACTTTATGAATACGATATTTGA
- the purK gene encoding 5-(carboxyamino)imidazole ribonucleotide synthase, translating into MPNQILPGKTIGIIGGGHVARMIALEAKKMGYQIGILDADAACPAGQIADWQITKKYTDFDALTDLAAKSDVLTFESEAVDTMLLMQINPYIAIPQDPDSLSITQDRLIEKAFLESLNINVTPYATITAIEDMEEAVKSIGFPCVLKPIRVEAATPVQHLLYSEEDFGRASALLKKGTCILEAWIPFEMELAITVAQDANNVFTSFPVTETIYQEQRLVKTITPARVGGNIQKEMEHIGKLAAKAMNLTGILTIETFMTSSGSLYVNRLVVRPHHSCNYSLDGCSISQYEVLVRCICGLPIPEIQLYDTSVTFNIMEEKLDEALILLLTKPDWHFHFYGKKEHRAKRKMGHVTLLGDSPDILINELEEHGLLESTE; encoded by the coding sequence ATGCCGAATCAAATTTTACCCGGGAAAACAATCGGTATTATAGGCGGAGGACATGTCGCCCGTATGATTGCTTTGGAAGCCAAAAAAATGGGTTACCAAATAGGCATCTTGGACGCCGATGCTGCCTGTCCGGCTGGGCAAATAGCTGATTGGCAGATAACCAAGAAGTATACGGACTTCGATGCGCTGACGGACCTCGCGGCAAAATCGGACGTCCTGACTTTTGAATCAGAAGCCGTGGATACGATGTTGCTGATGCAAATCAATCCTTATATCGCTATACCGCAGGATCCGGATAGCCTTTCGATTACGCAAGACCGATTGATCGAAAAGGCGTTTTTGGAATCTTTGAATATAAACGTGACGCCTTACGCGACGATAACTGCCATCGAAGACATGGAAGAGGCGGTCAAAAGCATCGGCTTCCCGTGTGTCCTGAAGCCGATCCGTGTCGAAGCGGCCACGCCGGTGCAGCATCTTTTGTACAGTGAAGAGGACTTTGGGAGGGCATCAGCCTTGCTGAAAAAAGGAACGTGCATTTTGGAGGCCTGGATTCCGTTTGAGATGGAGTTGGCCATTACAGTCGCGCAGGATGCGAATAATGTGTTCACGTCATTTCCCGTCACGGAAACGATCTACCAGGAGCAAAGACTTGTGAAGACCATCACGCCTGCACGCGTAGGCGGAAATATCCAGAAAGAGATGGAGCATATCGGCAAGCTGGCTGCGAAGGCCATGAATCTGACCGGAATTTTGACGATCGAGACATTCATGACTTCATCGGGTTCCCTCTATGTGAACCGTTTGGTCGTCCGACCGCACCACTCGTGCAATTATTCGCTGGATGGCTGCAGCATCTCTCAATATGAAGTCCTGGTCCGCTGCATCTGTGGGTTGCCCATTCCCGAAATCCAACTGTACGATACAAGCGTGACGTTCAATATCATGGAAGAAAAACTTGATGAAGCGCTGATCCTCTTGCTGACCAAACCGGATTGGCATTTCCATTTTTACGGAAAAAAAGAACACCGCGCGAAACGGAAAATGGGACACGTCACATTATTGGGTGACAGCCCGGATATCCTCATCAACGAACTGGAAGAACATGGCTTGTTAGAATCGACAGAGTAA
- a CDS encoding GntR family transcriptional regulator: protein MEDRLFNKAYDYIKDKIDSNCWPPGTKITEQLISEALFMSRTPIRTALLLLEEEGLVKSIPYKGYIVAEKKISNEGLLERLELIAGLIMNYLQYLKDNDIALDHQAFDEILEKQVAYLNYRDTTGYFKNEYRLFETFIAQSENQFLKKVILTTARDIHGTYSDNSDLMDEDRYQNEAKLLALYQEVSICIRDKDYDKMGEYLSFFFEMLKDSNDILAQQ from the coding sequence ATGGAGGATAGACTATTCAATAAAGCATATGACTACATAAAAGACAAAATCGACAGCAATTGCTGGCCGCCGGGAACCAAAATAACCGAACAACTCATTTCGGAAGCCTTGTTCATGAGCCGGACTCCGATTCGTACCGCGCTGCTTTTGTTGGAGGAAGAAGGACTGGTGAAATCCATCCCCTACAAGGGATATATCGTGGCCGAAAAGAAAATCTCAAATGAGGGCTTGTTGGAACGCCTGGAACTGATTGCGGGCCTTATCATGAACTACCTGCAATATCTGAAGGATAACGACATCGCCTTGGACCACCAGGCTTTTGATGAGATACTCGAAAAGCAGGTGGCGTACTTGAATTACCGTGATACGACGGGCTATTTTAAAAATGAGTACAGGCTATTCGAGACATTTATCGCCCAAAGCGAGAACCAATTCTTGAAAAAAGTGATTTTGACGACAGCCCGCGACATCCACGGCACTTATTCCGATAACAGTGACCTGATGGATGAAGATCGCTATCAGAACGAAGCCAAGTTGCTCGCCCTCTATCAAGAAGTGAGCATCTGCATACGCGACAAGGATTACGACAAGATGGGCGAATACCTCAGCTTCTTCTTCGAAATGTTGAAAGACTCAAACGACATACTGGCACAACAGTAG
- the pcrA gene encoding DNA helicase PcrA has translation MAIVQQKHDLIKGMNPRQAEAVLATEGPLLIMAGAGSGKTRVLTHRMAYLLEEKSVNPWNILAITFTNKAAKEMKERVIRLVGTVGNDMWVSTFHSMCVRILRRESEQLGYARSFTICDQSETETLMKRIIREKNLDSKKFDHRMILGRISQAKNELQTPKEFGDLAGGYIDNIVYECYKDYQKALENSQSMDFDDLIMLTVKLFQEYPETLTYYQNKFHYIHVDEYQDTNYAQYQLVQLLANKFKNICVVGDADQSIYGWRGADMENILNFEKDYPDAKVVLLEQNYRSTKKILRAANDVIQNNVNRKEKELWTDNPEGDNIVYFRGQSEHDEARYVISKMLQEVRENKRQYGDFAVLYRTNAQSRVIEENLLKSNIPYKMVGGRKFYDRKEIKDILAYLRLIVNPSDDLSFGRIVNVPKRGIGDTSIEKLREFANMHDLTLLQAAHDVALSSVSGKAAKELKKFATIMDNLHKMQEFLPITELVQELLSQTTYLEALEMEKTLESEARIENINEFLSVTQEFDKMNQEDFDLTAFLTDLALVSDLDQIEEEPQSEVTLMTMHAAKGLEFPIVFIIGMEDGIFPSSRSFMDEDQMEEERRLAYVGITRAEQKLFLTNAYSRMLYGRTMSNPASRFLDELDGSVLDREDSSGTTTNTYASKPASSVNRWKTASDTRQEKAFSQPFSAAPREKTTQSVQQTGNSGADRLGWAVGDKASHKKWGTGVVVQTSGEGDGLTLDIAFKNIGIKRLLASFAPIEKE, from the coding sequence ATGGCAATTGTGCAACAAAAACACGACCTTATAAAAGGAATGAACCCAAGGCAAGCAGAAGCCGTTTTGGCGACGGAAGGCCCACTATTGATCATGGCGGGGGCAGGCAGCGGCAAGACGCGGGTGCTGACCCACCGCATGGCCTATCTACTGGAAGAAAAATCAGTCAACCCTTGGAACATCTTAGCCATAACCTTTACGAATAAAGCGGCAAAAGAAATGAAAGAGCGGGTCATCCGTCTGGTCGGGACGGTCGGCAACGACATGTGGGTATCCACTTTCCACTCCATGTGCGTACGGATCCTCAGAAGGGAGAGCGAACAGCTCGGCTATGCGCGCTCCTTCACCATCTGCGACCAGAGCGAAACGGAAACATTGATGAAGCGCATCATCCGCGAAAAGAATCTGGACTCCAAGAAATTCGATCACCGCATGATTCTGGGGCGGATCAGCCAAGCGAAAAACGAGCTGCAGACACCGAAGGAATTCGGCGATCTGGCCGGCGGATACATCGACAATATTGTCTATGAATGCTACAAAGATTACCAAAAAGCGCTCGAAAACAGCCAATCGATGGATTTCGACGACCTGATCATGCTGACGGTCAAACTGTTCCAGGAATACCCAGAAACATTGACCTACTACCAAAATAAATTCCATTACATCCATGTGGACGAGTACCAGGATACCAACTACGCCCAATACCAATTGGTGCAGCTGTTGGCCAACAAATTCAAAAACATCTGCGTCGTCGGCGATGCGGACCAAAGCATCTACGGATGGCGCGGTGCCGACATGGAGAATATCCTCAACTTCGAAAAGGACTACCCGGACGCAAAAGTGGTCTTGCTGGAGCAGAACTACCGCTCCACCAAAAAAATACTGCGCGCAGCCAATGATGTGATCCAAAACAACGTCAACCGGAAAGAAAAAGAGTTATGGACAGACAATCCGGAAGGCGACAATATCGTCTACTTCCGGGGCCAATCCGAACACGACGAAGCGCGCTATGTCATCTCGAAGATGCTCCAGGAAGTCCGCGAAAACAAGCGCCAGTACGGGGATTTCGCAGTGCTCTACCGGACGAATGCCCAGTCGCGTGTCATCGAGGAAAACCTCCTGAAATCGAATATCCCTTACAAGATGGTCGGCGGGCGCAAGTTCTACGACCGCAAAGAAATCAAAGACATCTTGGCTTATCTGCGCCTGATCGTGAACCCGTCCGATGACTTGAGCTTCGGCCGCATCGTGAACGTGCCGAAACGCGGAATCGGCGATACAAGCATCGAAAAACTGCGCGAATTCGCCAATATGCATGACCTGACCTTACTGCAGGCGGCCCATGACGTGGCGCTGTCCAGTGTATCCGGAAAAGCCGCGAAGGAATTAAAAAAATTCGCTACCATCATGGATAATCTGCACAAAATGCAGGAATTCCTGCCGATCACGGAATTGGTCCAGGAGTTGCTTTCCCAGACGACTTATCTGGAAGCCCTCGAAATGGAGAAGACGCTGGAGTCGGAAGCCCGGATCGAAAACATCAACGAATTCCTGTCAGTAACCCAGGAGTTCGATAAAATGAATCAGGAAGACTTTGACCTGACCGCATTCCTGACCGATTTGGCATTGGTTTCCGATCTGGATCAGATCGAGGAGGAACCTCAGAGCGAAGTGACGCTGATGACGATGCACGCAGCCAAAGGATTGGAATTCCCGATCGTGTTCATCATCGGGATGGAAGACGGCATTTTCCCGTCGTCCCGCTCCTTCATGGATGAGGACCAGATGGAGGAAGAACGGCGCTTGGCATATGTCGGCATCACGCGGGCGGAACAGAAACTGTTCCTGACGAATGCCTATTCCCGCATGCTTTATGGACGCACGATGTCCAACCCGGCTTCGCGCTTCCTCGATGAATTGGACGGTTCCGTTCTGGACCGCGAGGACAGTTCCGGTACCACGACAAACACGTATGCTTCAAAACCGGCAAGCTCGGTCAACCGTTGGAAGACCGCTAGCGATACCCGTCAGGAAAAAGCCTTCAGCCAGCCGTTTTCGGCTGCTCCGCGTGAAAAAACGACACAGTCAGTCCAACAAACCGGAAACAGCGGTGCGGACAGACTTGGTTGGGCTGTTGGGGACAAAGCCAGCCACAAGAAATGGGGCACAGGCGTTGTCGTTCAGACAAGCGGAGAAGGCGACGGTTTGACGCTGGATATCGCCTTCAAGAACATCGGTATCAAACGCTTGCTGGCATCCTTTGCACCGATCGAAAAAGAATAA
- the ligA gene encoding NAD-dependent DNA ligase LigA, translating to MAKESLTEAQERIETLKTLLNRYSYEYYVLDKPSISDKDYDQYYHELEKLEKAHPELITMDSPTQRIGGTILPGFKKVQHDSPMLSLGNAFNQEDLLQFHQRISKLTDQPLQYMCELKIDGLAVSLKYENGLFIQGATRGDGSTGEDITQNLRTVKAIPLRLNEPLTFEVRGECYMPKASFVQLNADRDEKGLEIFANPRNAAAGSLRQLDSSIAASRNLSIYLYSATNFEQLAVETQDALLNRLAQVGLRTNPERRLFDSIEEVWAFTEEIAAKRKDLPYEIDGIVIKVNAFAAQEEIGYTVKAPRWAIAYKFKAEEAETIVRDIEWTVGRTGVVTPTAVMDPVFLAGSTVQRASLHNVDLVREKDVRIGDTVVIHKAGDIIPEIQHVLIDRRDPDSEPYVIPEMCPACASHLVHLEDEVALRCINPKCPAQIKEGLSHFVSRNAMNISGLGVRVVSQMFEKGLVKDVADLYKLTEEDLYQLDKIKEKSANNIVAAIDQSRGNSCERLLFGLGIRHVGAKAAASLAAEFETIDRLMQATKEEIMAVEGMGDIIADSVVAYFQLPEVKDLIEEFRANGVNLTYLGKKKAEVAAVDSIWNGKTVVLTGKLTHYNRTEATEMIEALGGKVTGSVSKKTDWIVAGEDAGSKLAKAQSLGIPVWTEEDMVKNLERSDSSE from the coding sequence ATGGCGAAAGAAAGTCTGACCGAAGCCCAAGAGCGCATCGAGACGTTGAAGACGCTCCTCAACCGCTATAGTTACGAGTATTATGTACTGGACAAACCCAGTATTTCAGATAAAGACTACGACCAGTATTATCATGAACTGGAAAAATTGGAAAAAGCCCATCCTGAACTGATCACTATGGATTCACCGACGCAACGCATCGGCGGCACCATCCTGCCGGGCTTCAAAAAGGTCCAGCACGATTCGCCTATGTTGAGCTTGGGGAATGCCTTCAATCAGGAAGACTTGCTGCAGTTTCATCAACGGATCAGCAAACTGACCGACCAGCCTTTGCAGTACATGTGCGAGCTGAAAATCGACGGCTTGGCTGTGTCATTGAAATACGAAAACGGCCTGTTCATCCAAGGCGCGACGCGGGGTGACGGAAGCACCGGCGAAGACATCACGCAGAACCTGCGGACGGTCAAAGCCATTCCGTTGCGGCTGAACGAACCGCTGACTTTCGAAGTCCGCGGGGAATGCTATATGCCGAAAGCCTCTTTTGTCCAATTGAATGCGGACCGCGATGAGAAAGGCCTGGAGATCTTTGCGAATCCTCGCAACGCCGCAGCCGGCAGTCTGCGCCAACTGGACTCCAGCATTGCGGCCAGCCGCAACCTGAGCATCTATCTTTACAGCGCCACTAATTTTGAGCAATTGGCTGTGGAAACGCAGGATGCGCTGCTGAACAGATTGGCACAAGTTGGTTTGCGGACCAATCCGGAACGAAGACTCTTTGATTCGATCGAAGAAGTCTGGGCATTCACGGAAGAAATCGCAGCGAAAAGGAAGGACCTGCCTTACGAAATCGACGGCATCGTCATCAAAGTTAATGCCTTCGCTGCCCAAGAAGAAATCGGCTATACGGTAAAAGCGCCGCGGTGGGCAATCGCCTATAAATTCAAGGCGGAAGAAGCCGAGACGATTGTGCGCGATATCGAGTGGACAGTCGGCCGTACCGGTGTCGTGACGCCGACTGCTGTGATGGATCCGGTCTTCTTGGCCGGGTCCACCGTGCAGCGCGCCAGCCTGCATAACGTCGATCTCGTCCGCGAGAAGGATGTGCGCATCGGCGACACGGTCGTGATCCACAAAGCGGGCGATATCATTCCGGAAATCCAGCATGTCCTCATCGACCGCAGAGACCCGGACAGTGAACCTTATGTCATCCCGGAGATGTGCCCTGCCTGCGCCAGCCACTTGGTGCATCTGGAGGATGAGGTGGCTTTGCGCTGCATCAATCCGAAATGCCCGGCCCAGATCAAAGAAGGCTTATCCCACTTCGTGTCGCGCAATGCGATGAACATCAGTGGTCTGGGTGTTCGTGTCGTCAGTCAGATGTTCGAAAAAGGGCTCGTCAAGGACGTAGCCGATCTGTATAAACTGACGGAAGAAGATCTTTACCAGTTGGATAAAATCAAAGAAAAGTCCGCCAACAATATTGTGGCGGCCATCGATCAGAGCCGAGGGAACTCCTGCGAACGCCTGTTGTTCGGCTTGGGTATCCGTCATGTCGGAGCGAAGGCGGCAGCCAGCCTGGCAGCGGAATTCGAAACCATCGATCGGCTGATGCAGGCGACCAAAGAAGAAATCATGGCCGTCGAAGGCATGGGTGATATCATCGCGGACAGCGTCGTGGCCTATTTCCAACTGCCGGAAGTGAAGGATCTAATCGAGGAATTCCGGGCGAATGGCGTGAATCTGACCTACCTCGGCAAGAAAAAGGCTGAGGTGGCTGCTGTCGATTCCATCTGGAACGGCAAAACGGTTGTGTTGACGGGCAAGCTGACGCACTATAACCGGACCGAAGCGACGGAAATGATCGAGGCACTCGGCGGAAAAGTGACCGGCAGTGTCTCCAAAAAGACCGACTGGATCGTCGCCGGGGAAGATGCCGGCAGCAAATTGGCAAAAGCCCAATCTTTGGGCATCCCTGTCTGGACAGAAGAAGATATGGTGAAAAA